CGCAAATTCACGGTGACCGCCGACCGCAGCGTAGGGTGGGGATCGCGATCGAAGGCGGGATAGGTCAGGTAGGACACCTGCGGTTCGGTCACTGACAGCTTCACCATATTGGCATGCTCTACGGTTCCCGCCAGGATGCGGCCGCAACCTTCGTATACGCGTAACACCGGCGGTAGTAGCCCGAGGGCAGATCGGTGCACGTACAACGCAGACGGCGTCTGCTTACCGACGCCGCTGCTGCGTGCTGCGACGAGCACTATCGCCGGGTCGCCGGTCGCCAGTAGCAGCCGGTCGGCTTGGAGGCATGCGTCGCTGTACGTGCCGAAGTGGGCTTTGATATCTGCCGCAAGGGTTTTCGCGAGTTCACTGAATCGCGGTCGCCGGCCAAATCGTGACATCGCGATGTAGACAAGTAGCTCCTGGCGCCGCTGCAGCGCCACCTGATCCCAGTAGCCGTCATCGGTAACCTGCCGAATAAGGTTGGTAGCGCGGGCAATACTCGTGAACTGCTCCCGAATGTCGGCCTCGGAGGCCTCCCCCAGTTCGTCCGCACGGGGCGGTCGAGCGTGGACGCGAAGGAAGTCAAGTAGCGGTGCCAAAGTCTCTTGATTGGCTTCGTACACCGCGTGCGGATCGACGTGCACACGAGGCCGGTAGGTGTATGCCCGCGTAGCAAGAAACTCGTGAGCGAGGGTGGTGTCGCGGAAGACGTAGAATATACCTGGTGCCGCAGCGATCGGTTTGACACCGAGCGCCTCTTCAACCCACGTCGCCAATTCGGCTTGCTCATAGAACTTTTGGAACGTGCCGGTCCGCGTTACAACCCCATCGGCATGGGGTCGGCCTTCAAGGTCTCTCGCCTCCCATACCAGCCTGGCGGAGACGATCAGCACCTGCTCAGCGAGATTCCACGCGCGCTGTAACGTCTCGCGGCGCTCGGCCCGATCCTCAATGACATTGACGACGTAGCCCAGGTTCACGACATCGGCGGGGCGTAAGGCCGTCCCCGGCCG
This genomic window from Mycobacterium saskatchewanense contains:
- a CDS encoding DNA phosphorothioation-associated putative methyltransferase; amino-acid sequence: MTQPVARHRTAMTRAALSRPIALAVADGVLNTALSVFDYGCGRGDDLRNLSALGYRSDGWDPSHRPGTALRPADVVNLGYVVNVIEDRAERRETLQRAWNLAEQVLIVSARLVWEARDLEGRPHADGVVTRTGTFQKFYEQAELATWVEEALGVKPIAAAPGIFYVFRDTTLAHEFLATRAYTYRPRVHVDPHAVYEANQETLAPLLDFLRVHARPPRADELGEASEADIREQFTSIARATNLIRQVTDDGYWDQVALQRRQELLVYIAMSRFGRRPRFSELAKTLAADIKAHFGTYSDACLQADRLLLATGDPAIVLVAARSSGVGKQTPSALYVHRSALGLLPPVLRVYEGCGRILAGTVEHANMVKLSVTEPQVSYLTYPAFDRDPHPTLRSAVTVNLRRLSVDWRDYSRSENPPLLHRKEEFVAPDDPRRQLYERLTRAERRAGLYEHPERIGTLRGWQQALAEARVEIRGHRLSSSR